One Gadus morhua chromosome 1, gadMor3.0, whole genome shotgun sequence DNA segment encodes these proteins:
- the amt gene encoding aminomethyltransferase, mitochondrial, translating into MWARILVRSGAVGSVVRVPSECARVAGAAGGLQPHHRHASTSEAPLKQTVLYDFHRSQGGKMVGFAGWSMPVQYKDSHIASHMHTREHCSIFDVSHMLQSKVHGKDRIKFMESMVVADIAELQDNQGTLTLFTNEKGGIIDDLIVTKTDQNYLYVVSNAGCADKDSALMKSRLAEFKAAGADVDLEFLDQALIAVQGPSMARVLQSGMKEDLSKLTFMTSALATVFGVPDCRVTRCGYTGEDGVEISVPLSRVVELTEKLLANSEVRLAGLGARDSLRLEAGLCLYGNDIDDTTTPVEATLVWTIGKRRRQARDFPGADVIVPLIKAKTARKRVGLVSTGPPVRPHTPILGPDGKVIGEVTSGCPSPCMKKNVAMGYVEAAFAKNGTAVQVEVRKKAVPAVISKMPFVPTNYYSGN; encoded by the exons ATGTGGGCTCGGATACTGGTTCGGAGCGGGGCGGTGGGGTCGGTGGTGCGGGTTCCGAGCGAGTGTGCGCGGGTCGCTGGAGCTGCAGGGGGGCTGCAGCCCCATCACAGGCATGCTTCAACATCAGAG GCGCCCTTGAAGCAGACGGTGCTGTACGACTTCCACCGGTCCCAGGGAGGTAAGATGGTGGGCTTTGCCGGCTGGAGCATGCCTGTTCAGTACAAGGACAGCCACATCGCCTCCCACATGCACACCAGGGAGCACTGCTCCATCTTCGACGTCAGCCACATGCTgcag TCCAAAGTGCACGGCAAAGACAGGATCAAGTTTATGGAGTCAATGGTGGTTGCAGATATTGCAGAACTGCAGGACAACCAG GGTACATTGACCCTCTTCACCAATGAGAAGGGAGGGATCATAGACGACCTCATCGTCACCAAGACGGACCAGAACTACCTCTATGTTGTGTCTAACGCTGGCTGCGCTGACAAGGACTCTGCGCTCATGAAG TCCAGACTGGCTGAGTTCAAAGCAGCAGGTGCTGATGTGGATCTGGAGTTCCTTGACCAGGCTCTGATTGCCGTGCAAG GCCCCTCCATGGCTCGGGTGTTGCAGTCGGGGATGAAAGAGGACCTCAGTAAGCTGACCTTCATGACCTCGGCCCTGGCCACGGTGTTTGGCGTTCCGGACTGCAGGGTGACGCGCTGCGGGTACACGGGGGAGGACGGCGTAGAG ATCTCGGTTCCTCTGTCTCGTGTGGTGGAGCTTACGGAGAAGCTCTTAGCCAACAGTGAGGTCAGGTTAGCGGGCCTGGGCGCGAGGGACAGTCTAAGGCTGGAGGCGGGGCTATGTCTCTATGGCAACGACATTGACGACACGACCACTCCTGTGGAGGCCACCTTAGTCTGGACCATAG GCAAGCGCCGTCGCCAGGCCCGGGACTTCCCCGGCGCCGACGTCATCGTCCCCCTGATCAAGGCCAAGACGGCGAGGAAGAGGGTGGGGCTGGTGTCCACCGGGCCGCCGGTCAGGCCGCACACCCCCATTCTGGGGCCCGACGGGAAGGTCATAG GTGAGGTGACCAGTggctgcccctccccctgcatgAAGAAGAACGTCGCCATGGGCTACGTGGAGGCGGCGTTCGCCAAGAACGGCACCGcggtgcaggtggaggtgaggaagaAGGCGGTGCCCGCTGTCATCAGCAAGATGCCCTTCGTCCCCACCAACTACTACTCTGGAAACTAA